The sequence below is a genomic window from Schistocerca gregaria isolate iqSchGreg1 chromosome 5, iqSchGreg1.2, whole genome shotgun sequence.
GATACCTGGAGATATTGCAGTCACGGCAAGTGTAAACAAGTAGATCACCCAAGAGGTGAGGAGAGAGGAGGGGGTAAAAGTCCCTCCTCCCTCCTGCAGGGCTGAGAGCCAAGATTTTGCTTctgtgaaagcagaactgacatacAGTGGTACGGATTACTGATTCCTTCTGGTGTTGACAGTCATACTTAAACCTCATATAGGACCAGGATTAGTATCCTTACTTGTTTCAAAATAAGAAAGGTTAACAATGAGTAACACACAATCCAGATCAAGGCAGAGTACACAAAACATTTGGTAGTGGCTACTGTGTAATTGCTTGCTGATGTTGGCAGTCTAGTGAATGTGGTAGTTGAGGCCTGACCTCTACCAGTATCATAAGCAACCATAACTCCAACACCCCCATCTAAAACTGCTGCGTCAAACTGTCTCCAtaattgttgtttctgttgttctcAGATCAAAGAcaactttgatgcagctctcaatagtAGTCTGTTTTTTGCaagccttcacattttttgcaGAATTGTTACATCCTACTTCCATTAGAACATATtatagtcaagccttggtctcccataCAGTACTTGCCACCACCTCCATACTTGCCTCCATTATCAGACTGACTATTCCATGCTACCAAAAGTATATGATATTAATGGAATTAAAAGGATAGGTCTTCTAATATTGATGTCTTGCACCTATAATACTGGAACAAACTACTACAATCTTCCTTACCTTTTGAAGAgttgcacacacaactgaattgcgtttgcgtgagtgtgtgtgtgtgtgtttattgttgacgaaggccttaatggctgaaagttttaattgtgagagtctttttgttgtgcctgtctgcaactcagcatcttcgccatatggtgagtagcagctttctttctcataatattgttacattctgctTGCTTGTGCAAaaacaacaatagtaataataataataataataataataataataataagacataacgtctgagaaaggaaagaaataataataatgttggacCCTTACAGGAAAAGTATGTGGTTTTAACTAAATCTCtttgttatttttacaaaacaGGATTCTGTGTTAAGGGGCATAAGATCAGCTTTACTCAGTTTCGGCGGAAAGATATCAGAAATTCTGATGAATTCTGATTTTTATCCTTCTGAAATAAGGAATTGTGATGGCATTCCCCAGAATGTAGGAATAACTCCAGAAAAGAAACCACTGGCACAACTTTTTCCCAACAATCAAGAATGTACACCTTCCATGTCAGGTGATTCATTTTGCCTgttacagtaattcattaataaaaagaaataatattgAGATTAAGTATAGGGTAACTTTATAGTGAACctttatgttttttctttctttgtgctttGTAGTGAAAACAACAAAGAAGCCTAGTACCACCTGCACATCACCAGTGTTACATAGTGTGAACAAGAATGGCGTGTCTGATGAAGAAAGTCGACTTGAAAGGAAGCGGAGACAGCAACAGAAACAAGAACAGTTCCGTCAACAGTTCAAACAACAGAAACTAATACAAAACTCATCAGCTAAAAATACTCCACAGAAGACATCAAACAGCATAGCAGACAAAGGGAACACATGTGAGTTTTTAAGGATATTACTACCGTGATTATGAATTAAAAGTACTTTAACATTTTATGCTGAGTCTTGTTTCTCAGGTGAGTGGCCAATTGCCATTGAAACTCCACTGGCAGAGGAAGAATTCTTATCAACACAAGAAGTGGAGCAAATGGTTCAGACAAAAACTGTACCTCTGTTGGCTGTGTCAGCCGACATGAGATCACCGAAAAGATTTTCTCCTCTGAGACCAGACAGCTTCATTCCAAAGAAGCCACAGCAAAACACCAAGTGATATATTTAAACAttgtaaaatgtgtaaaaatatcaAATGTTTTAATGCTTTTTAACTTTTCTGAGCTAATATTGCATGCATCTCAAGTAACACCAAAAGGAACTGTTATCTCTAAAAGAGATTGGTAGAAGCTTTCTAATTAAGAACAAGATTAATTGTTAGAAACCACTTTCATAAGTTTTGCGTATGTATATGAAATGGAATTGGAGTActgattttaaaaacaattatgaCTGTGATATGTAAGGTTTGATAGCTGTTTTGATAAACAGTACTTTATTTCCAAATGTTTTAATCTTGCAGTTGAAAGAGACATGGAGAGCATAAACTTCATGGACTTTTATCAGTTTTTGCTATTACTCATTGTTCACAGATGGAATGACAATAATCTGAGAAGATGAAGATAAAGATAAACTGCAAAAAGTCACCATTTATTTCAGATGAACTGTGTAGGAAAAACAGCCttcatgcatcgacagaaatgaccAAAATCTTAGCTTTCAAAGAGAAAGAGCCAGCAAGATTTAAAATTTCAGTAACTGCCCAAATCCTTAAGCAATTGTCACATTTCAGATATCGAGGGTAGTGATACCAACATCAAAAAGATGTAAACCAAAAACTTAATATTCCAGCACATATATggcacagtcagtcgtcatttgAAAACTGCCAAAAGATTAAATTTCACAAGATAATTACAAAGTTTGTCATACTCTTTAGAAGTGAGAACTCAGTTCTCATAGTAGAAAACCAATCAATTATCCAATTATCTGAAATAAGTTTGCTGAGCAGTGTACATATTGAATCACATTAGAAATGAAGACCTTCATGGGGAACTGAATAAGATTGCATCTAAGAACAGAGAGAACTGGAAACACCACATTGCAGAAGTGAGGATTGAGATACACCAACCAAACTTATACAGGTCTATCAACCTTGTGGTGATATGGTTTTGtgtattcagtatttttctgtttgtGCCACTATAAGTTAGTGTGTTGTGTGATTGAGATTGTATCATAACCCAAGGTTGTTGGGGTATTCTCCTAATTGTTAATGTCAAACCATGTCTACcttaatgtttctttttcttttctttttaatctgtTTGCTTTCATTTGTCTCACTACGAACACTCAAGTTAATACATACTATTttataattatacagggtggtgcaaAAGTTACTGGACTCTGATTTAAACAAAAGATTGAATACAAggaatacataaaattattttttatgtccaAACTGTTTTCCGTTGTCATTAATACATTTTTGAAGCCTTTTTGGAACACTGCTACATACTCTACAGCATAGTGTGGTATCACTGTCAAAACCATGAAATGCATTGTGTATGTAGTCTTTTAGTTCAGTAATGGTCTGAGGCTTTAGAGAGTAAATGGAGTCCTTGACGACACCCCAGAGGAAAAAATCCATGGGTGAACGTGGAGGCATGTCAATATCTGACCTTCGACCAGTCACTTTTCTTTGGAAAGTTTCATTTATGTCCTGGTATCTCGTAATTATGAAGCATATCCAAATTGTTATCTCGTGTCACTGTTCCTTCAAGAAAATATGGTCCAAGTTTACCAAATGAACATATTGCCCCCCAAACACTCAAGCTAGTTTGATTTAGTGGTTGTTCTAACAAAAGATTTTGACTGTCGGTACACTAGTAAGACCAGTCATGTTTGTTTGTGTCTGCATAACTTAAAATTGGCCTTGTTAGACAATACAGTTTTATTGAATTGATTAGGTTTCTGTTGATCAAGCATCAGttcacaaaatcacccatgttgtaaatgtagaatgtaatgtttaaacttctgtttgtgtaacaTTCTTTGCACTGACCTTTGTGATAAATACAGCTCAGTTGCTAATTGTCTGGTTGATTTTTGTGGACTTTGGGTCAGAGCTAAATGTACCCGCAGTTCATTTTACTCAGTAGTGGCTGTTGTTGGGTGGCCAGATATTAGTGCATCCATAACAAATCCATGTTCTTCGAATCTCCTCGTATGTAGTACACTGTCTGTCCAGATGGTGGTTCGGTTCTTAAGTACCTTCCCCATTCATTAACAATAACAGTAGCACcacttttataaaatgtttttgACACAAAAATCCTTTCTTCTTCAGTTACCAATGTGACAATTCAgaaaactacagctgtaaacaTGTCTCACTGATCATGATTTCAACAATTCACTGTTATGATTACTTTGTTTTGATTGTCGTTGCATTTTATACCAAATTGACAAAACGTAATTATCACCATTTAGTAATAACAAGTTAATGGGTTAAAACTTCTTTCTGTACTACGTCTTGCTgttacttttatttcctttttgcCACCCTGTAGTTGCTTATATTAAATATAAGCTGAGCAACAGGTATGTTTTCAGTTCTCTTATAAACAtgcataattttattaatttatggtCCCTGTAAACTGAATGTCACGAGGCGAGAGTGATTGTGAAGATAATTTGTAATTGAAaagtaaattttcaaaattttctttcagttttattataaaatcagtgaatacagaaaataaatttttgtcagttCTTTTCCATACTTAAAAAAAAGAACATTATTTTGTACTTATTCAGATTTACCTGAATATCCCATTGCTGTAAATATGGTATCAGGTTATAAAACCATCTTGCAATAAGACCACTGAATTGCATTAAAGTCATTCTTCATTACTGCTAACAGCAACAATTAGATCATGTAACCTTCTGTATCTGTGGAAAATATTTGAAGAGCAATAAAACTGAGCGTAAGACAGGAGGCTACATTTTGGACTTTGCCTGCACCACACAGACATACATGAATAGAATATATGTCTTAATAACAGTGTTTTAATAATTGTATATATGTCACGGTTCTTTAACAGTCATAGATAATATAACAGTTGTTGCAGTCATTTA
It includes:
- the LOC126271932 gene encoding DNA repair protein RAD52 homolog isoform X2, which encodes MEGPEDELDELAAKIVFEQLPEPVEKKKNTFDEARKRLIDAANCVFGSLNWNHAVVTQNVDYVDSNEGVFSVGISSVVKVELKDGTYHQEIGYGISEGLTSKIRSMSHAREDSVLRGIRSALLSFGGKISEILMNSDFYPSEIRNCDGIPQNVGITPEKKPLAQLFPNNQECTPSMSVKTTKKPSTTCTSPVLHSVNKNGVSDEESRLERKRRQQQKQEQFRQQFKQQKLIQNSSAKNTPQKTSNSIADKGNTCEWPIAIETPLAEEEFLSTQEVEQMVQTKTVPLLAVSADMRSPKRFSPLRPDSFIPKKPQQNTK
- the LOC126271932 gene encoding DNA repair protein RAD52 homolog isoform X1, translated to MMEGPEDELDELAAKIVFEQLPEPVEKKKNTFDEARKRLIDAANCVFGSLNWNHAVVTQNVDYVDSNEGVFSVGISSVVKVELKDGTYHQEIGYGISEGLTSKIRSMSHAREDSVLRGIRSALLSFGGKISEILMNSDFYPSEIRNCDGIPQNVGITPEKKPLAQLFPNNQECTPSMSVKTTKKPSTTCTSPVLHSVNKNGVSDEESRLERKRRQQQKQEQFRQQFKQQKLIQNSSAKNTPQKTSNSIADKGNTCEWPIAIETPLAEEEFLSTQEVEQMVQTKTVPLLAVSADMRSPKRFSPLRPDSFIPKKPQQNTK